One genomic window of Osmia bicornis bicornis chromosome 5, iOsmBic2.1, whole genome shotgun sequence includes the following:
- the LOC123987798 gene encoding uncharacterized protein LOC123987798: MSDIESLLKQQQDAMYFVHRSLENFKKIGKSNYTIASARNRIAKLEDAFKESQRLHRQIVAVATTEHQRKLEYFSEKQFLKAHEAYLATSDYMAEVLNQLEEMQKPSVPSGSTSDSDPKTSPPVGVSNSEGLPKLHLPTASGDLEEWESFRDRFHAMIVGNKHLPQVSKLQYLLSCVTREPLDMMPNIAITDANFQIAWDLLTRRYENKRRLITAHVQSLLNLPRAVTESQTALSEVRARANMGIQALRNLGCAVDSWDAILVCLIVNCLDKHTRRAWELQLGNSTEFQNVNELDNFLETRIRSLESIAISKTATITQQSGSSNQKATHPRSAAPSHATTSYTPRCPLCQASHGLNQCPAFRAKPVAQRFEYVKQGKRCINCFSSQHGQRDCKSHFSCQKCHKRHHTLLHFTNTASSSAIEASPAKEDSPSNQSNIDSQTSVATLSVMTSTAIISRVLLATAWVEVHTTAGRVQRVRALLDQGSVVSLITENLAQRLKAPRAHVSITITGVGNSDISCKTSTTLQIVSCKRSRPAYSTTALIVTNLSNYLPPRVSGNFNLQHLRGLDLADDNPFSSDPIEMIVGADIYGLILQQGLKKGAANEPVAQDTTLGWILSGPIPTNSDSQTLPFQIAAQHCTTLEDLDSALRGFWEIE, from the coding sequence ATGAGTGACATTGAAAGTTTACTAAAACAACAACAGGACGCCATGTACTTTGTCCATCGATCGTTAGAGAATTTCAAAAAGATCGGTAAATCCAATTATACGATCGCGAGTGCGCGTAACCGTATAGCCAAACTCGAAGATGCGTTCAAGGAGAGTCAACGCCTACACCGTCAAATCGTAGCGGTTGCAACCACGGAGCATCAGAGGAAACTGGAATACTTCTCGGAGAAACAGTTCCTGAAAGCCCATGAAGCCTACTTAGCCACATCTGATTACATGGCCGAGGTTCTCAACCAGCTGGAGGAGATGCAAAAACCCAGCGTCCCGTCTGGATCAACATCGGACTCCGACCCGAAGACCTCGCCGCCGGTTGGAGTTTCAAATTCGGAAGGTCTACCCAAGCTCCATCTACCGACGGCCTCTGGTGACTTGGAGGAGTGGGAGAGCTTCCGAGACCGATTCCACGCGATGATTGTCGGTAATAAACACCTGCCCCAGGTATCCAAATTACAGTATTTACTTTCGTGCGTAACAAGGGAGCCTCTTGATATGATGCCTAACATCGCCATAACCGACGCGAACTTTCAAATCGCGTGGGACCTATTAACACGACGTTATGAAAATAAACGCAGATTGATTACTGCACACGTGCAATCGTTGTTAAACCTACCGCGGGCCGTTACTGAATCGCAAACCGCACTTTCTGAGGTTCGTGCTCGAGCGAATATGGGCATACAAGCATTAAGAAATTTAGGGTGCGCCGTCGATTCGTGGGACGCAATACTCGTATGCCTGATTGTCAACTGTTTAGACAAGCACACGCGTCGCGCGTGGGAACTCCAATTAGGAAATTCGACCGAATTCCAAAACGTTAACGAACTCGACAATTTCCTCGAGACTCGTATCCGATCGCTGGAGTCAATTGCTATTTCGAAAACGGCGACAATTACACAACAATCCGGATCATCAAATCAAAAGGCGACGCATCCGCGATCCGCAGCTCCGTCTCATGCGACTACCTCCTACACTCCGCGATGTCCATTATGTCAAGCGAGTCACGGTTTAAATCAATGTCCAGCATTTCGTGCGAAACCTGTCGCCCAACGATTTGAGTACGTAAAGCAGGGTAAACGTTGCATCAACTGCTTTAGTAGTCAGCATGGGCAACGCGACTGTAAAAGCCATTTCTCGTGCCAAAAGTGCCACAAACGTCACCATACTCTGCTCCACTTTACCAATACAGCGTCGAGCTCCGCGATCGAGGCATCTCCCGCAAAAGAAGATTCTCCGTCGAACCAATCGAATATCGATTCACAAACGTCCGTGGCTACGCTCTCCGTTATGACATCTACCGCAATTATTTCGCGCGTGCTTCTTGCCACCGCTTGGGTCGAAGTGCACACCACTGCCGGTCGCGTACAGCGTGTCCGTGCACTTCTTGATCAAGGATCCGTCGTTTCATTAATAACTGAGAATCTTGCTCAGCGTTTGAAAGCACCTCGAGCTCATGTTTCCATCACAATTACCGGCGTTGGCAATAGTGACATTTCCTGTAAAACGTCAACCACTCTTCAAATCGTATCTTGTAAAAGATCGAGGCCAGCATACTCCACGACTGCACTAATCGTTACGAACCTCTCGAATTATTTACCGCCACGCGTATCGGGCAATTTTAACCTCCAACATCTTCGGGGTCTGGATCTCGCGGACGATAATCCGTTTAGTTCCGATCCCATTGAAATGATCGTGGGAGCCGACATTTACGGGCTAATACTTCAACAAGGACTAAAAAAGGGTGCAGCTAATGAACCGGTCGCGCAGGATACCACTCTCGGCTGGATTCTGTCCGGACCTATCCCTACGAATTCCGATTCACAAACCCTTCCATTCCAAATTGCAGCGCAGCATTGC